One region of Camelina sativa cultivar DH55 chromosome 6, Cs, whole genome shotgun sequence genomic DNA includes:
- the LOC104791355 gene encoding zinc finger CCCH domain-containing protein 45-like produces the protein MKRSKKPRVSWPPGPKLCQVKMFRTEQCPAKVASQPLRHLKLSSSRGPPDLPPGFEGNHYAVKPNVSNIPRSKWKRPPQFSLSDAWLVGGGGESTEIRTENLRISKLLQAIYPHRSAIPSRPSVSPVVEAECFDDSKTPAIRLTPIEDESESSEDSSHSTVESGFTANKQGQLETKPPCSTQERATGLAPDLSLAASAALAALMKTKEQGSMVDTDLLIKFLSNPKIIKNLITDSSGKSSETKNPPVDTNINSTTRLVPQPVPASSMARKPQPVMIPQEHSVAASPFFTNPQRRVSPPKPGTGNISPPKPINVEPSSIPMPAHFHVSIAKEQPLPARFPSSTLPMNLNLHRPQNVFSEPKVIVNPQPQHQPSYAFRTSEMNNVQSSIGLGRGPQTGFNSYPININRGDANGRPNPVVQPMKGLDYFKNLIREHGTDNHETNQYISQTGIFNGRIDNNKIQKQCIYFGTASGCKLGDSCLYVHDRFRPNFEAEAPTAKRMKFGRYEKNGI, from the exons ATGAAGAGATCGAAGAAACCAAGGGTTTCATGGCCACCAGGTCCTAAGCTTTGTCAG GTTAAGATGTTTCGAACTGAGCAATGTCCGGCCAAAGTTGCTTCTCAGCCTCTACGTCATCTTAAGCTATCATCATCTCGAGGACCACCAGACCTTCCACCTGGTTTTGAAGGAAACCACTATGCTGTTAAGCCTAATGTTTCAAACATTCCTCGCAGCAAATGGAAGCGACCTCCtcag TTCTCTCTCAGTGATGCTTGGCTTGTTGGAGGTGGTGGTGAAAGCACAGAAATACGTACTGAAAACTTGAGGATTTCTAAACTGCTGCAAGCTATCTATCCGCACCGCTCTGCTATCCCTTCTCG ACCCTCTGTTTCACCCGTTGTGGAAGCTGAATGCTTTGATGACAGCAAAACTCCTGCCATTCGTCTCACTCCCATTGAAGACGAGTCTGAATCTTCAGAGGATTCGTCCCACAGTACGGTTGAATCCGGTTTTACCGCAAATAAGCAAGGTCAGTTGGAGACCAAACCACCCTGTTCAACCCAGGAACGGGCTACTGGTCTTGCACCAGACTTGAGTCTTGCTGCTTCTGCAGCTCTGGCTGCACTGATGAAAACCAAGGAACAGGGGAGTATGGTTGATACTGATCTACTTATCAAGTTCCTCAGCAACCCGAAAATTATCAAGAATCTGATCACTGACTCATCAGGTAAATCCTCTGAAACTAAGAATCCGCCCGTTGACACTAACATCAACTCGACTACTAGACTTGTTCCGCAACCTGTCCCCGCCTCATCCATGGCTAGAAAGCCGCAGCCAGTAATGATACCGCAAGAACATAGTGTTGCAGCGTCTCCCTTTTTTACTAACCCTCAGAGACGAGTATCTCCTCCCAAGCCTGGAACTGGAAACATATCCCCACCTAAGCCTATAAATGTTGAACCGTCTAGTATACCAATGCCCGCTCATTTTCATGTCAGTATAGCTAAAGAACAACCTCTGCCTGCTCGGTTCCCATCGAGTACTCTGCCAATGAACCTTAACCTCCACAGACCTCAAAATGTTTTCTCAGAACCAAAGGTAATAGTAAACCCTCAACCCCAACACCAACCCAGTTACGCATTCCGTACTTCTGAAATGAACAATGTTCAATCATCAATTGGACTTGGAAGGGGTCCTCAAACCGGTTTCAATTCTTATCCAATTAATATAAACCGGGGAGATGCTAATGGTAGACCTAATCCGGTAGTACAACCCATGAAGGGTCTAGACTATTTCAAGAACCTTATAAGGGAACATGGGACAGATAATCATGAAACTAACCAATACATTTCACAAACTGGAATATTCAATGGACGCATTGATAATAATAAGATTCAGAAACAATGTATCTACTTTGGCACTGCGAGTGGATGTAAGCTGGGAGATAGTTGCCTCTATGTTCATGACCGATTTAGGCCCAACTTTGAGGCAGAGGCTCCGACGGCTAAGAGAATGAAGTTTGGAAGGTATGAGAAAAATGGTATTTGA
- the LOC104791354 gene encoding 60S ribosomal protein L8-2-like, translated as MGRVIRAQRKGAGSVFKSHTHHRKGPAKFRSLDYGERNGYLKGLVTEIIHDPGRGAPLARVAFRHPFRYMKQKELFVAAEGMYTGQYLYCGKKANLMVGNVLPLESIPEGAVVCNVELHVGDRGALARASGDYAIVIAHNPDSKTTRIKLPSGAKKVLPSGCRAMIGQVAGGGRTEKPLLKAGNAYHKYRVKRNCWPVVRGVAMNPVEHPHGGGNHQHIGHASTVRRDTSAGAKVGQIAARRTGRRRGTAATLAAKADY; from the exons ATGGGTCGTGTGATTAGGGCTCAGCGTAAGGGTGCTGGTTCCGTTTTCAAGTCCCACACACACCACCGCAAGGGTCCAGCTAAGTTCCGGAGCCTCGACTACGGCGAGCGCAATGGTTACCTCAAAGGATTGGTGACGGAGATCATCCACGACCCTGGCCGTGGTGCTCCTCTCGCTCGCGTCGCTTTTCGTCATCCTTTCCGCTACATGAAGCAGAAGGAGCTGTTCGTAGCCGCCGAAGGTATGTACACCGGACAATACCTCTACTGTGGTAAGAAGGCTAATCTTATGGTCGGAAACGTTCTTCCGCTTGAATCTATCCCGGAGGGAGCTGTTGTCTGCAACGTCGAGCTCCATGTCGGCGACCGTGGTGCTCTTGCTAGGGCTTCTGGTGATTACGCCATCGTAATTGCTCACAATCCTGACAGCAAAACCACCAG GATTAAGCTTCCTTCTGGAGCGAAGAAGGTTTTGCCAAGTGGGTGCAGAGCCATGATTGGGCAAGTTGCGGGTGGAGGAAGAACAGAGAAGCCACTTCTCAAGGCTGGAAATGCATACCACAAGTACAGAGTGAAGAGGAACTGTTGGCCTGTTGTGCGTGGTGTTGCCATGAACCCAGTGGAACATCCCCACGGAGGAGGAAACCATCAGCACATTGGTCACGCCAGTACGGTCAGGCGTGATACATCTGCTGGTGCTAAGGTTGGTCAAATTGCTGCAAGGAGAACTGGTCGTCGCAGAGGTACAGCTGCCACACTAGCAGCCAAGGCAGACTACTAG
- the LOC104791356 gene encoding UDP-galactose/UDP-glucose transporter 5-like isoform X1, whose product MTTTLNFDASDPFVLLESTAYVAHSYHGLFVDRRLTTTAVYACALLAIKKVLNPVAPVYKYCLISVTNILTTTCQYEALKYVSFPVQTLIKCAEMIHVIVWGTLIMQKKYKGFDYLEAFLVTLGCSVFILFSGRRRC is encoded by the exons ATGACGACGACATTGAACTTTGATGCTTCTGATCCTTTTGTGCTTCTAGAATCAACTGCGTATGTAGCACATTCTTATCATGGTCTGTTCGTAGATCG TCGGCTCACTACAACAGCTGTCTATGCTTGTGCTTTACTG GCAATCAAGAAAGTTTTGAATCCTGTAGCTCCGGTTTATAAATATTGCCTTATATCAGTGACTAATATCTTAACCACAACATGCCAATACGAG GCTCTCAAGTATGTGAGCTTCCCAGTCCAAACTCTTATTAAATGTGCCGAAATGATACATGTAATA GTATGGGGAACACTCATCATGCAGAAGAAGTACAAGGGATTTGACTATTTAGAGGCTTTTCTGGTGACCCTTGGCTGCTCtgtctttattcttttttccg GCAGGAGACGATGTTAG
- the LOC104791356 gene encoding UDP-galactose/UDP-glucose transporter 5-like isoform X2 → MTTTLNFDASDPFVLLESTAYVAHSYHGLFVDRRLTTTAVYACALLAIKKVLNPVAPVYKYCLISVTNILTTTCQYEALKYVSFPVQTLIKCAEMIHVWGTLIMQKKYKGFDYLEAFLVTLGCSVFILFSGRRRC, encoded by the exons ATGACGACGACATTGAACTTTGATGCTTCTGATCCTTTTGTGCTTCTAGAATCAACTGCGTATGTAGCACATTCTTATCATGGTCTGTTCGTAGATCG TCGGCTCACTACAACAGCTGTCTATGCTTGTGCTTTACTG GCAATCAAGAAAGTTTTGAATCCTGTAGCTCCGGTTTATAAATATTGCCTTATATCAGTGACTAATATCTTAACCACAACATGCCAATACGAG GCTCTCAAGTATGTGAGCTTCCCAGTCCAAACTCTTATTAAATGTGCCGAAATGATACAT GTATGGGGAACACTCATCATGCAGAAGAAGTACAAGGGATTTGACTATTTAGAGGCTTTTCTGGTGACCCTTGGCTGCTCtgtctttattcttttttccg GCAGGAGACGATGTTAG
- the LOC104791356 gene encoding UDP-galactose/UDP-glucose transporter 5-like isoform X4 encodes MTTTLNFDASDPFVLLESTAYVAHSYHGLFVDRRLTTTAVYACALLAIKKVLNPVAPVYKYCLISVTNILTTTCQYEVWGTLIMQKKYKGFDYLEAFLVTLGCSVFILFSGRRRC; translated from the exons ATGACGACGACATTGAACTTTGATGCTTCTGATCCTTTTGTGCTTCTAGAATCAACTGCGTATGTAGCACATTCTTATCATGGTCTGTTCGTAGATCG TCGGCTCACTACAACAGCTGTCTATGCTTGTGCTTTACTG GCAATCAAGAAAGTTTTGAATCCTGTAGCTCCGGTTTATAAATATTGCCTTATATCAGTGACTAATATCTTAACCACAACATGCCAATACGAG GTATGGGGAACACTCATCATGCAGAAGAAGTACAAGGGATTTGACTATTTAGAGGCTTTTCTGGTGACCCTTGGCTGCTCtgtctttattcttttttccg GCAGGAGACGATGTTAG
- the LOC104791356 gene encoding UDP-galactose/UDP-glucose transporter 5B-like isoform X3, whose translation MTTTLNFDASDPFVLLESTARLTTTAVYACALLAIKKVLNPVAPVYKYCLISVTNILTTTCQYEALKYVSFPVQTLIKCAEMIHVIVWGTLIMQKKYKGFDYLEAFLVTLGCSVFILFSGRRRC comes from the exons ATGACGACGACATTGAACTTTGATGCTTCTGATCCTTTTGTGCTTCTAGAATCAACTGC TCGGCTCACTACAACAGCTGTCTATGCTTGTGCTTTACTG GCAATCAAGAAAGTTTTGAATCCTGTAGCTCCGGTTTATAAATATTGCCTTATATCAGTGACTAATATCTTAACCACAACATGCCAATACGAG GCTCTCAAGTATGTGAGCTTCCCAGTCCAAACTCTTATTAAATGTGCCGAAATGATACATGTAATA GTATGGGGAACACTCATCATGCAGAAGAAGTACAAGGGATTTGACTATTTAGAGGCTTTTCTGGTGACCCTTGGCTGCTCtgtctttattcttttttccg GCAGGAGACGATGTTAG
- the LOC104699068 gene encoding auxin-induced protein 15A-like, which yields MEIKQASKSLKQMLKRCSSLGKKSSEHVPKKGHFAVYVGHSRDRHVVPITFLNHPTFKIMLQAAEEEFGFRQEGGLTIPCDQNIFLSLLDSITSY from the coding sequence ATGGAGATAAAGCAAGCAAGTAAGTCACTGAAGCAGATGCTGAAGAGATGTTCAAGCTTGGGGAAGAAGAGCAGCGAACACGTCCCTAAGAAGGGTCATTTTGCTGTCTACGTGGGCCACTCCAGAGATCGCCACGTCGTCCCCATCACATTCCTCAATCACCCAACCTTCAAGATAATGCTGCAAGCAGCGGAGGAAGAGTTCGGGTTTAGGCAAGAGGGAGGCCTCACCATTCCTTGTGACCAAAacatatttctctctctcttagacTCCATCACATCTTACTAA
- the LOC104791357 gene encoding WEB family protein At3g51220-like — protein MVRAEIETGAPFRSVKEAVTLFDERILLGDNYVERSSCNKSIQEELVEAQESLKKAEEENKVLSQLIETLTRELETTKEKLNHSLRKFPEHPQVEDDDLKFIEESTVNERDSITEIKTNRYDQNEVYDDRLEKRRSVKFANPPLLTKVIVGKEEKSKAMVKKQTKKMKQLAPLASWLFARNRSS, from the exons ATGGTTCGCGCAGAGATCGAAACCGGGGCTCCTTTCAGGTCTGTTAAAGAGGCCGTCACTCTCTTCGACGAGAGAATCCTTCTCGGAGATAATTACGTAGAG AGAAGCAGTTGTAATAAAAGCATTCAAGAAGAGCTGGTTGAAGCGCAGGAGAGTCTTAAGAAAGCTGAGGAAGAGAACAAGGTTTTGTCTCAGCTTATCGAAACCCTCACACGAGAGCTTGAAACCACTAAGGAAAAGCTTAACCACTCACTCAGAAAATTCCCAGAACATCCTCAAGTCGAAGATGATGACCTCAAATTCATAGAGGAATCCACGGTTAACGAACGGGACAGCATAACCGAGATCAAGACGAACCGGTATGATCAAAATGAAGTATACGATGATCGTCTGGAGAAGAGGCGTTCGGTGAAGTTTGCGAACCCACCATTGTTAACAAAGGTGATTGTgggaaaagaggagaaaagcAAAGCTATGGTGAAGAAacagacgaagaagatgaagcagttGGCTCCATTGGCTTCTTGGCTCTTTGCAAGAAACCGGTCTAGTTAA
- the LOC104791358 gene encoding uncharacterized protein LOC104791358: protein METPSSSATRRVTRSQAIFAINNSGSESITPFSSNKTEDSNRGNKEDRSYAALIDITNDSPIVGLALQTPPSGFMVKRRSSRIKNTPGSGEALLRGQVKTLLHKVKEEETELIHSIKTRPFIHLVTSPMRLLAPTPANTPQSPNISDSNDVKIKIASPIVAEHLRTSLIFEEKEEKSMSIITRSLMFDFTTDKSEEDVDGLCKGEKKTQAEFARKRSRLMYNSNDEKIVEVKEVLLHL from the exons ATGGAGactccatcatcatcagcaaCGAGAAGAGTCACTAGATCGCAGGCTATCTTTGCAATCAACAACTCTGGTTCTGAATCTATAACTCCCTTTTCATCAA ATAAAACAGAGGATTCGAACAGAGGAAACAAGGAAGATAGGTCTTATGCTGCGCTGATCGACATAACGAACGATTCACCGATCGTGGGTCTAGCGTTGCAGACGCCTCCTTCAGGTTTCATGGTTAAACGGAGAAGCAGCAGAATCAAGAACACGCCTGGGTCTGGTGAAGCCCTTTTGAGAGGACAAGTCAAAACCCTCTTGCACaaggttaaagaagaagaaacagagcttaTCCATTCAATAAAGACTCGTCCTTTTATCCACCTAGTCACTTCTCCAATGAGACTTCTCGCTCCAACTCCAGCAAACACTCCCCAATCCCCAAACATTTCAGATAGTAACGATGTCAAGATTAAGATCGCATCCCCGATTGTTGCTGAACACTTGAGAACCTCTCTGATatttgaagagaaagaagagaagagtatgAGCATAATTACTCGTTCTTTGATGTTTGACTTCACCACGGACAAGtcagaagaagatgttgatggACTGTgtaaaggagagaagaagactcAAGCTGAATTTGCAAGGAAACGTAGCAGATTGATGTATAACAGTAATGATGAGAAGATCGTAGAGGTCAAAGAAGTGCTGTTGCATTTGTAA
- the LOC104791360 gene encoding naringenin,2-oxoglutarate 3-dioxygenase isoform X1: protein MAPGTLTELAGESKLNSKFVRDEDERPKVAYNEFSDEIPVISLAGIDDVDGKRGEICRQIVEACEDWGIFQVVDHGVDTNLVSDMTRLARDFFALPPEEKLRFDMSGGKKGGFIVSSHLQGEAVQDWREIVTYFSYPVRNRDYSRWPDTPEGWVKVTEEYSERLMGLACKLLEVLSEAMGLEKESLTNACVDMDQKIVVNYYPKCPQPDLTLGLKRHTDPGTITLLLQDQVGGLQATRDDGKTWITVQPVEGAFVVNLGDHGHFLSNGRFKNADHQAVVNSNSSRLSIATFQNPAPDATVYPLKIKEGEKAILEEPITFAEMYKRKMGRDLELARLKKLAKEKHDHEEAVDQIFA from the exons ATGGCTCCAGGAACTCTGACTGAGCTCGCCGGAGAGTCTAAGCTCAACTCTAAGTTCGTCCGAGACGAAGATGAACGCCCCAAAGTCGCCTATAATGAGTTCAGCGACGAAATCCCGGTGATCTCTCTCGCCGGTATCGACGATGTTGATGGTAAAAGAGGAGAGATCTGCCGTCAGATCGTGGAGGCTTGTGAGGATTGGGGCATCTTCCAGGTGGTTGATCATGGCGTCGATACCAATTTGGTGTCGGATATGACACGTCTCGCTCGTGACTTCTTTGCTTTACCTCCGGAAGAGAAGCTCCGGTTTGACATGTCCGGTGGTAAAAAAGGAGGATTCATCGTCTCTAGCCACCTCCAG GGAGAGGCTGTGCAAGATTGGAGAGAGATTGTGACGTATTTCTCGTACCCGGTGAGAAACAGAGACTACTCACGGTGGCCAGATACGCCGGAGGGATGGGTGAAAGTAACTGAAGAGTATAGTGAGAGGCTGATGGGTTTGGCTTGTAAGCTTCTTGAGGTTTTGTCTGAAGCTATGGGTCTTGAGAAAGAGTCACTTACCAATGCATGCGTCGATATGGACCAAAAGATAGTTGTTAATTATTACCCAAAATGCCCTCAGCCTGATCTAACCCTGGGACTCAAACGCCACACTGACCCTGGAACCATCACTTTGCTGCTACAAGACCAAGTCGGTGGATTACAAGCCACACGAGACGATGGCAAGACGTGGATTACGGTTCAGCCTGTTGAAGGAGCGTTTGTCGTCAATCTCGGTGACCACGGTCAC TTTCTGAGCAATGGGAGGTTCAAGAACGCGGATCATCAGGCAGTGGTGAACTCTAACTCGAGCAGACTATCCATTGCCACGTTCCAGAATCCAGCTCCCGACGCCACAGTGTATCcacttaaaataaaagaaggagagaaggcAATCTTGGAGGAGCCAATCACGTTCGCAGAGATGTATAAGAGAAAGATGGGAAGAGATTTGGAGCTAGCTCGCCTTAAGAAGCTAGCTAAAGAGAAACATGACCACGAGGAAGCTGTCGAccaaatctttgcttag
- the LOC104791360 gene encoding naringenin,2-oxoglutarate 3-dioxygenase isoform X2 encodes MTRLARDFFALPPEEKLRFDMSGGKKGGFIVSSHLQGEAVQDWREIVTYFSYPVRNRDYSRWPDTPEGWVKVTEEYSERLMGLACKLLEVLSEAMGLEKESLTNACVDMDQKIVVNYYPKCPQPDLTLGLKRHTDPGTITLLLQDQVGGLQATRDDGKTWITVQPVEGAFVVNLGDHGHFLSNGRFKNADHQAVVNSNSSRLSIATFQNPAPDATVYPLKIKEGEKAILEEPITFAEMYKRKMGRDLELARLKKLAKEKHDHEEAVDQIFA; translated from the exons ATGACACGTCTCGCTCGTGACTTCTTTGCTTTACCTCCGGAAGAGAAGCTCCGGTTTGACATGTCCGGTGGTAAAAAAGGAGGATTCATCGTCTCTAGCCACCTCCAG GGAGAGGCTGTGCAAGATTGGAGAGAGATTGTGACGTATTTCTCGTACCCGGTGAGAAACAGAGACTACTCACGGTGGCCAGATACGCCGGAGGGATGGGTGAAAGTAACTGAAGAGTATAGTGAGAGGCTGATGGGTTTGGCTTGTAAGCTTCTTGAGGTTTTGTCTGAAGCTATGGGTCTTGAGAAAGAGTCACTTACCAATGCATGCGTCGATATGGACCAAAAGATAGTTGTTAATTATTACCCAAAATGCCCTCAGCCTGATCTAACCCTGGGACTCAAACGCCACACTGACCCTGGAACCATCACTTTGCTGCTACAAGACCAAGTCGGTGGATTACAAGCCACACGAGACGATGGCAAGACGTGGATTACGGTTCAGCCTGTTGAAGGAGCGTTTGTCGTCAATCTCGGTGACCACGGTCAC TTTCTGAGCAATGGGAGGTTCAAGAACGCGGATCATCAGGCAGTGGTGAACTCTAACTCGAGCAGACTATCCATTGCCACGTTCCAGAATCCAGCTCCCGACGCCACAGTGTATCcacttaaaataaaagaaggagagaaggcAATCTTGGAGGAGCCAATCACGTTCGCAGAGATGTATAAGAGAAAGATGGGAAGAGATTTGGAGCTAGCTCGCCTTAAGAAGCTAGCTAAAGAGAAACATGACCACGAGGAAGCTGTCGAccaaatctttgcttag